A genomic stretch from Bosea sp. F3-2 includes:
- a CDS encoding redoxin domain-containing protein translates to MYVRTDMGPLQPGDKAPNVVLDAITREGKIAIDDFRGQKPVLVGLFRGLHCAFCRRHIAAQAQLDPALRAKGVESLTVVNTPIERARLYFRYHPIPNLLAASDPGRASHQAFGLPNLEFTENETAWPHKVSMAAVLGMQVEIPGETPGPMDPLAASGYLDQKDGYEVTEADEQMKATGLGQLIGQFLLDRQGIVRWCFTEVPEGGRYMFGAPNPDELMSAVSQVAQ, encoded by the coding sequence ATGTATGTGCGCACCGACATGGGGCCTCTTCAACCGGGCGACAAGGCACCGAACGTCGTGCTCGACGCAATTACCCGCGAGGGTAAGATCGCGATCGACGACTTTCGCGGTCAAAAACCGGTATTGGTCGGTCTGTTCCGCGGCCTGCATTGCGCCTTCTGCCGGCGCCACATCGCCGCCCAGGCGCAACTCGACCCGGCCCTGCGCGCAAAGGGCGTCGAGAGCCTGACCGTGGTCAACACCCCGATTGAGCGTGCACGCCTCTATTTCCGCTATCATCCGATCCCTAATCTTCTTGCCGCCTCTGATCCCGGGCGAGCCTCGCACCAGGCTTTTGGCCTCCCCAATCTCGAATTCACGGAGAACGAGACGGCATGGCCACACAAGGTCTCGATGGCTGCCGTGCTGGGCATGCAGGTCGAGATTCCGGGCGAGACTCCCGGGCCGATGGATCCGCTTGCTGCGTCGGGATATCTGGATCAGAAAGACGGCTACGAAGTGACCGAAGCCGACGAGCAGATGAAAGCGACAGGCCTTGGTCAGCTTATCGGCCAGTTCCTGCTGGACCGGCAAGGCATCGTCCGCTGGTGCTTCACCGAGGTTCCGGAGGGTGGGCGCTACATGTTCGGGGCGCCGAACCCGGACGAGCTGATGTCGGCCGTCTCCCAGGTTGCGCAATAG
- a CDS encoding NADH-quinone oxidoreductase subunit I, with amino-acid sequence MSRAMDHRFGSWIGWAFFADLANALALTFGYMVSKPVTMQYPDKEKWLPYARYRGHHFLKRDEAGEIKCVACELCARICPCYCIEVVPYEDEKGNRRPAKFEIDTARCLFCGLCEDACPADAIALGQEYEFSSFSSAELVVGREDLLAKPGKAATGGGVVPARLNTEAGVLVETSEPQGYNWWRNIRRR; translated from the coding sequence ATGTCGCGCGCTATGGACCACAGGTTTGGATCATGGATCGGCTGGGCGTTCTTCGCCGATCTCGCGAACGCGCTCGCGCTGACCTTCGGCTACATGGTCTCCAAGCCCGTGACCATGCAATATCCCGACAAGGAGAAATGGCTGCCCTATGCACGCTATCGCGGGCATCATTTCCTGAAGCGCGACGAAGCGGGCGAGATCAAATGCGTCGCCTGTGAGCTCTGCGCGCGGATCTGCCCCTGTTACTGCATCGAGGTCGTCCCCTATGAGGACGAGAAGGGCAACAGGCGCCCGGCCAAATTCGAGATCGACACGGCCCGCTGCCTATTCTGCGGCCTGTGCGAGGACGCCTGCCCGGCCGATGCGATCGCGCTTGGCCAGGAATACGAATTCTCGAGCTTTTCCTCAGCCGAGCTGGTGGTCGGGCGCGAGGATTTGCTCGCCAAGCCCGGCAAGGCCGCCACCGGCGGGGGCGTGGTTCCGGCACGGCTGAACACCGAGGCCGGCGTGCTGGTCGAGACGAGCGAGCCGCAAGGCTACAATTGGTGGCGGAATATCCGGCGAAGGTGA
- a CDS encoding CBS domain-containing protein — translation MFVCDILKGKAPDIIAVTPNHTMVDVLRVFRDNNIGFVVVARSPGEYLGALSERDCCNAVAEYGSEAPMMLVSEIMNRKVATCSIDDGLPLVMGIMTHWRTRHVLVMDGDTPVGVISIGDVVKHRLEESLRTEQVLHDYIAGTGYH, via the coding sequence ATGTTTGTCTGCGACATTCTGAAAGGCAAGGCGCCCGACATCATCGCGGTCACGCCGAACCACACGATGGTGGACGTGCTGCGCGTGTTCCGGGACAACAATATCGGCTTCGTCGTCGTCGCCCGTTCGCCCGGGGAGTATCTGGGCGCGCTGTCGGAGCGCGACTGCTGCAACGCCGTGGCGGAATACGGAAGCGAAGCGCCGATGATGCTGGTTTCCGAGATCATGAACCGCAAGGTGGCGACCTGCTCGATCGATGACGGATTGCCCCTGGTGATGGGGATCATGACCCATTGGCGCACGCGCCATGTGCTGGTGATGGATGGCGACACCCCGGTCGGCGTGATCAGCATCGGTGACGTCGTCAAGCATCGGCTAGAGGAATCGCTGCGCACCGAGCAGGTGCTGCACGATTACATCGCCGGCACCGGCTACCATTGA
- a CDS encoding YbhB/YbcL family Raf kinase inhibitor-like protein: MQLGSSSFAAGATIPRRFTCDGDDVSPPLDWSGAPAGTRSFALLCDDPDAPMGTWHHWAMYDIAADRTALEEGAASRSGSGGFKQAINDFRRPGYGGPCPPPRHGPHRYHFRLLALSVDHLSFGQVPACREVEREARKHLLAEAVLVGVYERR, translated from the coding sequence ATGCAACTCGGTTCAAGCAGCTTCGCGGCTGGCGCGACGATCCCGCGGCGCTTCACCTGCGACGGAGACGATGTTTCGCCGCCGCTCGACTGGAGCGGCGCTCCGGCAGGAACCCGCAGCTTCGCGCTTCTCTGCGATGATCCCGACGCTCCTATGGGAACCTGGCATCATTGGGCGATGTATGACATCGCGGCCGATCGCACCGCGCTGGAGGAGGGCGCCGCCAGCCGCTCCGGCTCCGGCGGCTTCAAGCAGGCGATCAATGATTTTCGCCGGCCGGGTTACGGCGGGCCCTGTCCGCCGCCTCGCCACGGCCCGCACCGCTATCATTTCCGGCTGCTTGCGCTCTCGGTCGATCATCTGTCCTTCGGCCAGGTTCCGGCATGCCGGGAGGTCGAGCGGGAGGCTCGCAAGCACCTCCTCGCCGAGGCGGTCCTGGTCGGGGTCTATGAGCGCAGATGA
- a CDS encoding ABC transporter ATP-binding protein, which produces MSAPVLSVQNLQTAFRVGGQWRWAVEDLSFDVAPGETVAIVGESGSGKSVTALSIMRLVSATNGRIQGKIALEGRDLLALSEEEMRKVRGNDVAMIFQEPMTSLNPVLTVGFQIAEALRYHRGLAGSAAKTEALRMLDKVRIPSAKTRFDNYPHQLSGGMRQRVMIATALACKPKLLIADEPTTALDVTIQAQILQLIKTLQDEERMSVLFITHDMGVVAEIADRVVVMWKGKKLEDAPASQVFGSPAHGYTKALLAAVPKLGDMQGHARPLRFPRIDPEHGEVRGKPVEAADTVKAGEPPLLEVSELTTRFAIRGGVLGRLRGRVHAVENVSFTLQRGETLALVGESGCGKSTTGRSILRLIEPSSGTVRFGGRDVTRLGKHDLLDIRRNMQMIFQDPFASLNPRKTIGSALAEPILVHGLAKGTEAQERVAELLRRVGLAPEMGARFPHEFSGGQRQRIAIARALALSPKLVVADEAVSALDVSVKAQVLNLMLDLQAELGLAYLFISHDMAVVERVSHRVAVMYLGEIVEIGPREAVFSDPRHPYTRKLLAAVPVPDPRRRGLRRELAVDELPSPIRKVGWQAAPTALLEVNPGHFIRQPVDSSPASPGG; this is translated from the coding sequence ATGAGCGCCCCCGTTCTTTCCGTCCAGAACCTGCAGACCGCCTTCCGCGTCGGCGGGCAATGGCGCTGGGCCGTTGAGGATCTGAGCTTCGATGTCGCCCCCGGCGAGACCGTCGCGATCGTCGGTGAGTCCGGTTCGGGCAAGAGCGTCACCGCGCTCTCGATCATGCGGCTGGTTTCCGCCACCAATGGCCGCATCCAGGGCAAGATCGCACTGGAAGGCCGCGACCTGCTCGCGCTCAGCGAGGAGGAGATGCGCAAGGTCCGCGGCAACGATGTCGCGATGATCTTCCAGGAGCCGATGACGAGCCTCAACCCTGTGCTCACCGTCGGCTTCCAGATCGCCGAAGCCCTGCGCTACCACCGCGGCCTCGCCGGCAGCGCGGCCAAGACCGAGGCGCTGCGCATGCTCGACAAGGTGCGGATTCCCTCGGCTAAGACGCGCTTCGACAACTACCCACACCAGCTCTCCGGCGGCATGCGCCAGCGCGTCATGATCGCGACGGCGCTGGCCTGCAAGCCGAAGCTCCTCATCGCCGACGAGCCGACCACCGCGCTCGACGTCACGATCCAGGCGCAGATCCTTCAGCTCATCAAGACCTTGCAGGACGAAGAGCGCATGTCGGTGCTCTTCATCACCCATGACATGGGTGTCGTCGCCGAGATCGCCGACCGCGTCGTGGTGATGTGGAAGGGCAAGAAGCTAGAGGACGCGCCCGCCTCGCAGGTCTTCGGCTCCCCCGCCCATGGCTACACCAAGGCGCTGCTCGCGGCAGTGCCCAAGCTCGGCGACATGCAAGGCCATGCCCGGCCGCTGCGCTTCCCGCGCATCGACCCCGAACATGGCGAGGTGCGCGGCAAGCCGGTGGAAGCGGCCGACACGGTGAAGGCCGGGGAGCCGCCACTGCTCGAGGTCTCCGAGCTCACGACCCGTTTCGCCATTCGCGGTGGCGTGCTCGGGCGCCTGCGCGGCCGGGTGCATGCGGTCGAGAACGTCTCCTTCACCCTGCAGCGCGGCGAGACGCTGGCGCTGGTCGGGGAATCCGGCTGCGGCAAGTCGACGACCGGGCGCTCGATCCTGCGGCTGATCGAGCCCTCATCCGGCACGGTCCGCTTCGGCGGGCGCGATGTCACCCGGCTCGGCAAGCATGACCTGCTCGATATCCGACGCAATATGCAGATGATCTTCCAGGACCCCTTCGCCAGCCTGAACCCGCGCAAGACCATCGGCAGCGCGCTGGCCGAGCCGATCCTGGTGCATGGCCTCGCCAAGGGCACCGAGGCGCAGGAACGCGTCGCCGAGTTGCTGCGCCGTGTCGGGCTGGCGCCCGAGATGGGCGCGCGCTTTCCGCATGAATTTTCCGGCGGCCAGCGCCAGCGCATCGCGATCGCACGCGCGCTCGCGCTGTCGCCGAAGCTCGTGGTGGCGGATGAGGCGGTCTCGGCGCTCGACGTTTCGGTGAAGGCGCAGGTGCTGAACCTGATGCTCGATCTGCAAGCCGAGCTCGGCCTGGCCTATCTGTTCATCTCGCACGACATGGCCGTGGTCGAGCGCGTGAGCCACCGCGTCGCGGTGATGTATCTCGGCGAAATCGTCGAGATCGGCCCGCGCGAGGCGGTCTTCTCCGATCCGCGCCATCCCTATACGCGCAAGCTCCTCGCGGCGGTCCCGGTCCCCGACCCGCGCCGGCGCGGGCTCAGGCGCGAGCTCGCCGTCGACGAATTGCCGAGCCCGATCCGCAAGGTCGGCTGGCAGGCAGCGCCGACGGCGCTGCTCGAGGTCAATCCAGGCCATTTCATCCGCCAGCCGGTGGATAGTAGCCCGGCGTCGCCCGGGGGCTAG
- the nuoH gene encoding NADH-quinone oxidoreductase subunit NuoH, whose product MELALALGLIAFKVALLIAILLLLPLPLTWLERKIAGHIQQRMGPMRVGWHGLLQPVADGIKLLTKEDHIPAEADRFLFKLAPILALAPPFVVFVAIPFGETVSVLGREITLYASNMNVALLFVFAVIGIEVYGVIFGGWAANSKYAVLGSLRTCAQMISYEIPMGFAVIGVVMLAQSMSLIDIVRAQAGVWNIVYQPIGFFVFFVAGLAEAQRIPFDLAEAEGDLGAGFHTEYSGIRFAFFMVSEYAIMLLVSVLSVILFFGGWNGVFIPLPPLLWFALKVAVFIYLFMWFRFTFPRYRYDQLMAIGWKVLLPLSLANIIITGIAFL is encoded by the coding sequence ATGGAACTCGCCCTCGCCCTTGGCCTGATCGCCTTCAAGGTCGCGCTGCTGATCGCGATCCTGCTGCTGCTGCCGCTGCCCCTGACCTGGCTGGAGCGCAAGATCGCCGGGCATATCCAGCAGCGGATGGGGCCGATGCGCGTCGGCTGGCACGGGCTGCTGCAGCCGGTGGCGGACGGGATCAAGCTCCTGACCAAGGAGGACCATATCCCGGCTGAGGCCGACCGCTTCCTGTTCAAGCTCGCGCCGATCCTGGCGCTCGCCCCGCCCTTCGTGGTCTTCGTCGCGATCCCCTTCGGCGAAACCGTCTCGGTCCTCGGCCGCGAGATCACGCTCTACGCCTCGAACATGAATGTGGCGCTGCTCTTCGTCTTCGCGGTGATCGGTATCGAGGTCTATGGCGTGATTTTCGGCGGCTGGGCGGCGAACAGCAAATATGCGGTGCTGGGCAGCCTGAGGACCTGCGCGCAGATGATCAGCTACGAGATCCCGATGGGGTTTGCGGTCATCGGCGTGGTCATGCTGGCGCAATCGATGAGCCTCATCGACATCGTGCGGGCACAGGCGGGCGTCTGGAACATCGTCTATCAGCCGATCGGCTTCTTCGTGTTCTTCGTCGCGGGGCTGGCGGAGGCGCAGCGCATCCCCTTCGATCTGGCGGAGGCGGAAGGCGATCTGGGAGCCGGCTTCCATACCGAATACAGCGGCATCCGCTTCGCCTTCTTCATGGTCAGCGAATACGCCATCATGCTGCTGGTCTCGGTACTTTCAGTGATCCTGTTCTTCGGCGGCTGGAACGGCGTGTTCATCCCGCTGCCGCCGCTGCTCTGGTTCGCACTGAAGGTCGCCGTCTTCATCTATCTGTTCATGTGGTTCCGCTTCACCTTCCCGCGCTACCGCTACGACCAGCTCATGGCGATCGGGTGGAAAGTCTTGCTTCCCCTGTCCTTGGCGAACATAATCATCACCGGGATCGCTTTCCTTTGA
- a CDS encoding adenylate/guanylate cyclase domain-containing protein, which yields MDCSGCGFQIESSFTFCPKCGLRQPAPCASCGYPCAPDFAFCPNCGAHTTANAIHQAAPALSRTAASPPRPPPPLPEIETGHAPVRLASDADRRTVTILFADLSGFTTLSEQLDPEVVQTLQTELFRELTAAVQSFGGFVDKFIGDALLALFGAPVAHEDDPERALRAARDMLARTARLGESSAAACPKMVLHIGINTGPVVAGGLGVGAAKSYSVTGDTVNTAQRLQSLAAPGEILVGPLTYRLTRHAFSYESLGDVTLRGRSGSLLVNRLGGPLASPRPARGLEVLGLSTPLIGRDSELQQMLASLDRACAGSAQLLRLVGEAGIGKSRLVNEFVARVGCEDRFRDVAVRQAACSSLGEQSYGAIGAVVRSAAGIMQNDAPDEMRVKLAALLGDLGLEGEEPERLMPLLYHVLGLSDPKAALQHVEPEQLRRQILHAVRTIIERRLSLSPLLIVVEDLHWADVVSLEALRFVMDKLERKRLMLVVTHRPALENDHLDSSRISHTALRLSQLGDTDGRRLLAALFGEDWASSAGALPDKILERAGGNPLFIEEIVRSLIELGVLKRDGQQWRVVTDEAAVSIPETIHAMLLTRVDRLPSEARRIAHEAAVIGPRFDATLLEAVTADRSRLEVGLELLCDAEIIQEVAGAGSISSHGYRFTQTLLRDVIYQNLLLQRREEMHGQIGMAFEALCGADPERLEDLTVLGHHFGLSAARQKGAHYLRQAGDRARMIYANDDALRFYEQALAALATTEPTPLSLQLGERIADLCGPAGRRSLAHEHYETVLRAFHENDDRVASARILRKIGRLLWDAGKRDKAEARYAEAALLLDGADAPIEQAHLWQERGHLAFRTGDHARAAQWADEALEFARAVTGTHASEIEREAALATAEALNTKGVALARLGRNSEAVREVERSIQVAEAAGLPGAACRGYTNLSVLYTTINPARAIQVCRRGLEVSRRIGDLGFQARLLTNLAVACCTFTDRCPTEGVPAAEKAVEIDRALDQREHLSVPLIVLGQIHQCQGQTEIAARFFNEALEVARETGEPQLLFPCYDGLATLNLDLDNLAEADRYFSLAQDVCAQHGLDPEALVVLPFLD from the coding sequence ATGGATTGCTCGGGCTGCGGCTTCCAGATCGAGAGCAGCTTTACTTTTTGCCCGAAATGTGGCCTGCGCCAGCCTGCGCCATGCGCTAGCTGCGGCTATCCCTGCGCTCCGGATTTCGCATTTTGCCCGAATTGCGGAGCCCACACGACGGCGAACGCAATCCATCAGGCTGCGCCCGCGCTGAGCCGAACCGCTGCGTCGCCTCCCCGGCCGCCGCCACCGCTTCCGGAAATCGAAACGGGACATGCGCCCGTCCGCCTTGCCTCCGATGCCGATCGCCGGACAGTAACAATCCTGTTCGCCGACCTCAGCGGCTTCACCACGCTCAGCGAGCAACTCGACCCCGAGGTCGTGCAGACGCTGCAGACCGAGTTGTTCAGGGAATTGACCGCGGCGGTCCAAAGCTTCGGTGGTTTCGTCGACAAATTCATCGGCGATGCCCTGCTCGCTTTGTTCGGCGCACCGGTCGCGCATGAGGACGATCCGGAACGCGCGCTCCGCGCCGCCCGCGACATGCTCGCTCGCACTGCGCGGCTCGGCGAAAGCTCTGCTGCCGCGTGCCCGAAGATGGTGCTCCACATCGGCATAAACACCGGACCGGTCGTTGCTGGAGGATTGGGAGTCGGCGCTGCGAAATCCTATTCAGTGACCGGCGACACGGTAAACACGGCGCAAAGGCTGCAGTCACTGGCCGCCCCAGGCGAGATACTCGTGGGTCCGCTTACCTACCGGCTGACCCGGCATGCCTTCTCCTACGAGTCGCTCGGCGATGTTACGCTTCGCGGTCGGTCCGGCAGCCTATTGGTGAATCGGCTGGGTGGTCCGCTCGCCTCACCGCGTCCAGCGCGCGGGCTTGAGGTACTCGGCCTCAGCACGCCGCTGATCGGCCGCGATTCGGAGCTGCAACAGATGCTGGCGAGCCTTGACCGGGCCTGCGCTGGATCGGCGCAGCTTCTCCGCCTCGTCGGCGAGGCCGGCATCGGGAAATCGCGACTGGTGAACGAGTTCGTCGCCCGGGTCGGCTGCGAGGACCGCTTTCGAGACGTGGCCGTGCGGCAGGCTGCCTGCTCGTCGCTGGGTGAACAGTCATACGGCGCTATCGGCGCCGTTGTACGCAGCGCTGCCGGGATCATGCAAAACGATGCTCCCGATGAAATGCGCGTGAAGCTCGCGGCCTTGCTGGGAGATCTAGGTCTGGAAGGCGAGGAGCCGGAGCGGCTGATGCCGCTGCTCTACCATGTGCTCGGCTTGAGTGACCCCAAAGCCGCCTTGCAGCATGTTGAGCCTGAACAACTGCGCCGACAAATCCTCCACGCAGTCCGCACGATCATCGAACGGCGCCTGTCTCTGTCGCCGCTGCTGATCGTCGTCGAAGATCTGCATTGGGCTGATGTCGTCTCGCTCGAGGCATTGCGCTTCGTGATGGACAAGCTGGAGCGCAAACGGCTGATGCTGGTGGTCACGCATCGTCCCGCACTGGAAAACGACCATCTCGACTCAAGCCGGATCAGCCATACCGCGCTCAGGTTGTCGCAGCTCGGCGATACCGACGGACGCCGCCTGCTGGCGGCGCTGTTCGGCGAAGACTGGGCAAGCTCCGCCGGCGCGCTCCCCGATAAGATCCTTGAGCGCGCCGGCGGCAACCCTCTGTTCATCGAGGAGATCGTGCGCAGCCTGATCGAACTCGGCGTGTTGAAGCGCGACGGCCAGCAATGGCGGGTGGTGACGGATGAAGCGGCGGTCAGCATTCCCGAGACAATTCACGCGATGTTGCTCACCCGCGTCGACCGACTACCTTCGGAGGCGCGGCGGATCGCGCATGAAGCTGCCGTCATCGGCCCGCGCTTCGACGCGACGCTTCTCGAAGCGGTGACCGCTGATCGCTCCAGGCTTGAAGTGGGCCTCGAGCTGCTGTGCGATGCAGAAATCATCCAGGAGGTTGCCGGGGCAGGCTCGATCTCCTCACACGGCTACCGCTTCACGCAGACATTGCTGCGGGACGTGATCTATCAGAACCTCCTGCTGCAACGGCGTGAGGAAATGCACGGGCAGATCGGCATGGCCTTCGAAGCCCTGTGCGGTGCGGACCCCGAAAGGCTCGAGGATCTCACCGTGCTCGGTCATCATTTCGGGCTGAGCGCGGCGCGGCAAAAAGGTGCGCATTACCTTCGCCAAGCCGGCGATCGCGCCCGCATGATCTATGCCAACGATGACGCTCTTCGCTTCTACGAACAGGCGCTCGCGGCTCTGGCGACAACCGAACCGACACCGCTCAGCCTGCAACTCGGCGAGCGCATTGCCGACTTGTGTGGTCCGGCCGGTCGCCGAAGCTTGGCGCATGAGCACTATGAGACGGTGTTGCGGGCATTTCACGAGAATGACGACCGTGTCGCGTCGGCCCGAATTCTTCGCAAGATCGGCCGGCTGCTCTGGGATGCCGGCAAGCGCGACAAGGCCGAAGCTCGCTACGCCGAAGCCGCGCTGCTCCTCGACGGAGCAGACGCGCCGATTGAGCAGGCGCATCTCTGGCAGGAGCGCGGTCACCTGGCGTTCCGGACCGGTGATCACGCTCGCGCCGCGCAATGGGCCGACGAGGCGCTCGAATTCGCGCGCGCCGTGACCGGCACTCATGCCTCCGAAATCGAGCGAGAAGCAGCGCTTGCGACTGCCGAAGCGCTCAACACCAAAGGTGTCGCGCTGGCGCGACTTGGGCGGAACAGCGAAGCGGTGCGCGAGGTGGAGCGAAGCATCCAGGTGGCCGAGGCCGCGGGCCTCCCCGGCGCCGCCTGCCGCGGCTATACCAACCTCAGCGTGCTCTACACGACGATCAACCCGGCCCGAGCAATCCAGGTTTGCCGGCGCGGCCTCGAGGTGTCACGGCGTATCGGCGACCTGGGTTTCCAGGCGCGCCTCCTCACCAATCTGGCGGTCGCCTGCTGCACGTTTACGGATCGCTGCCCGACGGAGGGCGTTCCGGCGGCCGAGAAAGCGGTGGAAATCGACCGTGCACTCGATCAGCGCGAGCACTTGTCGGTACCGTTGATCGTGCTCGGGCAAATCCACCAGTGCCAAGGACAAACCGAAATCGCTGCCCGGTTCTTTAACGAGGCGCTCGAAGTCGCACGCGAAACAGGCGAACCGCAGCTGCTTTTTCCATGCTATGATGGCCTCGCAACGCTCAATCTCGACCTCGACAATCTGGCAGAGGCCGACCGCTACTTTTCCCTGGCGCAGGATGTTTGCGCCCAGCATGGGCTCGATCCGGAAGCGCTGGTGGTGCTGCCTTTCCTCGACTGA